The genomic region CAGCAAAAGATGTGAGGAAACGAAGCGAGTGCTGACCTCGAGAATATCGCTTAAATTCACACAATCTGTTGTGTGTTGTGCCACTGACTGATCACCTGACCGCTCGGCACCCACAGGTCTTCTTTGCAGAGGATGTGGGCTCCAACAAGGGCGCCATCATCGGCCTGATGGTCGGAGGCGTCGTCATAGCAACCGTGATCGTCATCACCCTGGTGATGCTGAGAAAGAAACAGTACACCTCCATCCACCACGGAGTCATCGAGGTGAGAAACAGCTGACCCGCGCGTTCGTCGGTGTGGCGTGTGAGGAGGATGCTGTGCATGCACTGGCGCTTTTAAGCCATTTGTGCAGCACCACGTAGAAACAAAGTATCCAGATTTTTGTGTCGCTGataaaggctttaaaatgtgCTGCACGAATGCTAAGCTGTGCAAAAAaattagttttaattatatCTGCTTGGTAAATATAATTGGATTAAAGCCTGTTACCGATTaatttcctgcttttctttttttaattatctgtgTTTATCATTTCAGAACTTTCATTagatgtttaattaaaaaaaatacgatAGCCAGCGCAGCCTGGTTACTCTTAATGTTTTCCCAGAAGCAGTAAAAAGGtcttaaaatgtaaattgtGTTTACATTACGCCACAGGACCTATTTTGCTTGTAACCTCCCTCCCCTTCTGTCTCCCCCACCCCTTGGCTCTCCTCCAGGTGGATGCTGCCGTCACCCCCGAGGAGCGCCACCTGTCAAAGATGCAGCAGAATGGTTACGAGAACCCAACCTACAAGTTCTTCGAGCAGATGCAGAACTGAGGAGGATATCACATGTACACAtacgtaaacacacacaaaaaaacaacaacaaatgcacacaaaccaTTCTCATCCCACACATCGTCACCTCCCCTTACCTTCCCTCCTCTTCCCTTCCCCAGCCCTCCCTTCAACCAAAAGACGGATCTTTAAGTGACTGAAATAGTCAGTTACGAGCACAAGGAGCGACTGTAGcatgggtctttttttttttttttttctttctcttctctctctctttttttcttacactGCGGCCAAGCCACTCTGCACCAAGTTTGTTCACTTTACTGGAGCAAGACGCCTTTTTAATTAAAGGAAGGAGTTTTTATACGTTGCTCCATCAGGGCCTGCTGATGTAtggaggggaaagaaaaacctTAAAACAAGCAAAGCCCCTGCCCGGTGCATGGAAACAAACCCGTTCTCTTGGGGAAGACGAGCACACGTTCGCTCTCTCTCAACACTGATTCAGGGCCAGTGTGTAGTTGggtttattatgtttatttttaggcTCGGGTCGCTTTTAGGTGTGGACTTTGTAAGCAGATCCGACCGCTGATCAGTAGGGTGTTTAGACGCATGCTGGCCACGGCCTttgttattaaaataatttaaaaaattgttgCATGCAGAATCATCAGAATCGAGCAGTTTCCTCtgaatcgtttttgtttttgcgtaTTCGTAATGATTATATGATTTTGGAAATATAGCAGCACCATGATTTTTACGAGGCCCAGTGTTTTCCTCGCCTACTGCACCACTACTGCACACTCTCTACAGTCTACACTGGAGTATAAATGagcctcctctccctccctacTCCTTGGATCcttcccttcctccctcccttcaTCCTCTcccttaatttttttgttttttttgttttgtgcattcaTACAACAGCTGGGCTGTGTTAAGTCACACAAGGCTCTTAAGGATATCTGAAGATGCTGAttctgatgatgatggtgaatATGTTGATGATTATGACGACGGTAGTAATCATGTATTCTGAatgagctgtttttattttaaagttgttttttttctctctttatcgttttccagttttgtttttcaaaaaagaccgaaaacggaggaaaaaaaaaaaagatgtaaagtcctttttttaaattacgtGTAATGTTACAGAAGTAATTCTGAAGTCTTAGCTGTTCCTATGTAGTGCATGACAACAATGACAACAGGATTTGGAAgtttcaagaaaataaaaaggggggaaaaaacaaaacaccaccaCATGGAGATCTTACAGCTGCTCTCTCTCGAGATCATTTCTCACTTATAGATTGTCATTCTAGCAAGATTGTACATTTAGTATGTTCTCGTGATCACGTGACTTTAAAAACAAtgatgaaaaatatatataaatctagatGAACGGGCTCTGCTTTGATatcatgtaaagaaaaaaaacacatttaaaagatatgtttttgttttttgtttgttttttttcctcctccttcttttgcCGTTTAAGTGTGATcctcatacatatatatatatatatattttttttttaatcctgctACTTTCCAGAAGCTGCAGGAGAGGGAGCCGGCTTCATCTCTGTATATTATTCTCGTTCACTGAAGTATATTGTGTTAAATGCTTCGGAAATCACTCCTCTTGGTTTCTTGATCATTTCATgctaggttttttttaataagggcATCGTATGTCAGTTAGAGTGTATGTTGTTTGGGGAAGGCGGGGGGTGGGGGTGAAGGCGGGGAAACACGTGAGGAGTCTGTTATGGAGGTTAAGATCATCTCGGCGTGTacgtgttttcatttttagtctGGTGGTTCATCCAGTTGTAAGCCGACGCAGtctcttttgtttggttttgttttttcttctgcgGATAGAACAGGTGGAGTTCTGAgaagaggaggtggtggaggtaGAGAGGAAATGACTTGCAGTTCCGGTTGGATAGCCAGGCaggcagtctgtgtgtgtgtgtgtgtgtgtgtatatataatggATTTTCACCCCCCCCACCTCGGCACCTCCCTCCTCTTTCGACTTCCCTTTCCTTCAGGCATGCTGCTCACCTCTCTGCCATCATCTCACACTTGACTCCTGAAAGGCAgcgttgatgatgatgatgatgatgatgatgatgatgggatTTACCATCAAGAGCTGACGGCAAATCCGGGGGCTTGGGGTGGGGGGGCAAAGCAGCGATCCAATGTTGGTCAGAGGTAGGCAAGAAGCCCCTGTTCAGCATTATCAGGTCAGCTCATGCTTGACGGGTGGTCACCGTGTTAGCACTGTGTGGAAGGAGACTCACTGTGGCCTCTCGCTGAGATCCGTGAGGAAATGGCGAGTAGAACATGTAGATATGGGGGCTGCAGagggatgagtgtgtgtgcttttcagAGGGTGCTCATTAGAAGCCCAACAGAGGGCAGTAGAGTAGAAGAGGAAGCAGGATtatctttcttttacttttttttttttttttttttttcctgtgggtTATcttattggttttgttttccacTGTGTAATATTGTGCAGGCCATTTGCATTGACTGGGAAAATGCTTTCTACACTGTATTCCATAATAAAGTTTTGAATGTACATATAAGTGCTGTGTCTCTGTGATGTTTCTACTATTAATGCTCAAAAACAGGCATAAGCATCCAGTTTAATTCTAATAATTcacatttgtctgtttttaaatatcaaaaGAGTGGCCCCACTACAAGGACATTTTTTCTTATCTTGGGTAAGGAGGCCAAAGGTCATTCtcagacagaaaacagcagagTGGAGCTGACAGGGATTCAGAGTGTTGCTCCGGCGTGGGTCTTAACTTCCAGACGCAGCTGAACCCAGGTCATCTTGTTAAAGGTTAACTGGAACACAGGCAGTGTTTGAACAGGACCTGATCCTCACTGTGAGAAGGCAACAATTAAACTGCATATCTATGGGTTTTATTTTGGCTACTTTGTGACTTTCTGGCAAATGTAACTCTGTAAATGAGCGGAGTCAAAACTAAACACTAAAAAGTCAGggaaaacaagtttttaaaataaaattgccaAGTTGGCCATGGGACAAGCCAAGATGTCACAGTGAGTGATAGACCGTACTGGGCcaaagtcttgagtcatccatcacttctttatattttgcttccaaggaggcAGACGTTCTAATTTTAACTCCTCCATTTAAAAGTAATTCACTGTTTACTGACCACTTTCACCATTTTTTTCCGCTTTGTTTAGTGAACACATTCAATTCAACTCTTCACTCACTTTTCACTTTCATGCTTTTGTTGAGCTATTTCAAATGTTACTGCGTACTTTGAGCAAagcatttaaattaaaaccacACTATCATTTTCCGCTTCTAGTTCATAATTTCAGTTAGCTTAAACACGTCAAGATGGCTAACAATTTTGACTGTTTACCCCCACCCTTTTTACCTTAATACTTTTGCCAACTAGACTacaaagtcttgagccacccctcgtttctttgttttgcttccaATGAGCCaacctttcttttgttttgttgttttgatgaCCTTCTATGAAACATTCAAGCATAAAGAAGGCATTTAACTCAAGGTATGAACCAATTTTGTGTTGACACATAAAAGACAactttgcaaaaatactattttaaatTGGATCTTGAGACACTTTGCCAGCAGCCTCTTACAAAAGCAAATCACCGGTTCCATTTCTTTGGTTAAATCCATGATAACAGCCTAACAggcataaaattatattttttgacCAACaatgtgattcccaaagagcatTACCAGAATGTGGCTATGTCACATGGGTGCAATGTTCTtaaaaaatctgaggaaactggacaagtggaagacaaaagaagaagcagtaGCCTCAATAATTATCTAAGCAGTACCTatcaaaatggaaaaatatcagAGAGCTTTGGCCCTTCATTTGGTCCACCTAATGTTCACTGAAGCTTTATTAGAATTTTTTTCACTGGGACGGGGCTGCAGGAAGCATTTAAGAAAATCTAGGCTAAATTAGTAAAGAACTGGACAGTGCATAGTCTGATGGGTGACATCAAAAGGTATTTTTGTTCAATTTTGCCGTTGTACAGTGAGGCATGTGCCAACCACATGGAGGCTTTGTCATGGTTTGGTGCTGAATTCAACTAGTGCATTGGAGAGCTTGTCAATACTGACAGAACAATTCATCATTATTACCAGTGAAAGACTGACAGCGCTTCTTTACATGACATGCATGACAGTGACCAACAATGCCAATGCAATAAAAACAGACCTAAAAAGACAAGACGCACAatgaacactatcagtcatggtcagagctcaacattattgaagcattgGATCATTTGACCCAAGCAGAAAAGTGCAGAATCCAAAAAAAATTGAAGTCCTCATAAGCTGTGAGAATTATCCCTGAAGCCTACTTAAAGACATGAGAAGAAAGATGCCAGAGAGAGCTCAGACTGTGATGAAGAATAAAACTGATTATAACTATTTCCAGTTTTTACAGCAAGATTTGAAGACAGTAGGGTGCTCAGATCCTATAACACAAAGTTACAGTGAAGGTGGAATTCGGCAAGAAGTAAACTAACAAGAGAAATGCATTAATGTGATAAAATGAACATCTTTCCACGGCCAATTAGAAGGCCATAGTAGAGATTTTCAATAGAAAGAGTCATTTACAACCATGTCACTTTAATTTAGCAAGAAAAAATGCTTCTGTTAGTCATTTTAAGTCAAACTTCGTTGACCTCTTTCGACTGTAATTTGAGATCAAACTGAGCGTGCGCAGTCCTGCGCATATAGAGTTAATGCGTGACGTTCGCGAACGCCTCCTGTCAACAACGAACTCCCACAATTCACCGCGGTCCTTCACATTTGGCTCTGTTGCTCTGGGTGTCAAATCCAAGGTGAGTACGGtgtcttaaaaagaaaagctatCAAACATTTAACTTCACCTCTTCTGTCACGACGCTCTGCGTACACAGATACGTGCACGGTGGTGCGTTTGGTGAGAGCGGTGGTGTAACACACCGCGGTACATCAAACCGTATAAAAATGTCCGAACGCTCCCTAGTGTCAGCTAAAGCTAGCTTAGCATGTTAGCATAAGCCGCTGTTTTGTCATTTGAATGAAGGAAACGTCAAGTGTTGACCAGCAAGCAGCAACTCAGTAAAGCCGATCTAACATCTTGTAGTTATAGTAACTCTGTTTCTATAGACTGGGTGTTTGGGTTAGTAGCAAACTGAGTGTGCTAGTTAGCTATGCTCTGCCTTTGACGTGAACTAGCTAATGCTAAAGGCAGCTAGTGGTACTGATTGATAGGGAATTAGTAAAAGATAGCAAACATGTCCATGTGAAAGCGGAATTAAAGACTTTAAcacgcagaaaaaaaaatgcgtTTATCACTTATTGAGGGGTGTAATTTCAAGCCCTCAGAGTACTTTGTACCAGCACATTTCGTCCAAAATCAGTTTAAATGTCACCCAAACTCGACGCTTTGGCTCCTTCAGATGGCTCTGCACCGGTTATTCCAGCTGTCCTCCGTGCTGCGCTCTGCCGTGAGCCTGACCCTGCGCAGGAACATCGGCATCTCTGCTGTCCTCTTCCAGCGGGCCAAGGAGCTCGACCCCGTCCAGAAACTGTTCCTGGACAAGATCCGTGACTACAACAGCAAGGCCAAGTGAGTTGGTGATACCTCCAGCCACTGACAGACAAGTTTGAATAAAGTTTAGCAAACAGACTTCCAGCTC from Astatotilapia calliptera chromosome 23, fAstCal1.2, whole genome shotgun sequence harbors:
- the atp5pf gene encoding ATP synthase peripheral stalk subunit F6, mitochondrial → MRDVRERLLSTTNSHNSPRSFTFGSVALGVKSKMALHRLFQLSSVLRSAVSLTLRRNIGISAVLFQRAKELDPVQKLFLDKIRDYNSKAKTAGGIVDAGPAYQKNLGEEVIKLQRLYGGGDLNKFPEFKFTEPKFDEGAK